Proteins co-encoded in one Alphaproteobacteria bacterium genomic window:
- a CDS encoding ribonucleotide-diphosphate reductase subunit beta, translating into MTNNKRTYGDINPFELQGTKKVGLLEASGSYNVERYPWAYEAWKRQQQVHWLGEEVPLGEDVKDWGGKALSDQERNLLTQIFRFFTQSDIEVSDNYFKRYIPIFQPLEVQMMMAAFTNMETVHIDAYALLLKTLGMPNTEFAAFHDYSAMKTKADYMQSFGTETCSDVARTLAMFGAFTEGMALFASFAMLMNFPRHNKMKGMGQIVSWSVRDESLHCESVIRLYHEWARETGAVTKAVGDDIIDVGKTMVSMEDKFIELAFEMGDVQGMTPADISNYVRYICDWRLTQLKLTPQYGYFVGKDGEYEQKQSHPLPWLTAMLNGVEHANFFEARSTEYSKGATKGDWHGEGGVWASFDKVKRVG; encoded by the coding sequence ATGACCAACAACAAACGCACCTACGGCGATATCAATCCATTCGAGCTGCAAGGCACCAAAAAGGTCGGCTTGCTTGAGGCCAGCGGCAGCTATAATGTCGAGCGTTACCCATGGGCATACGAGGCTTGGAAGCGCCAGCAACAGGTGCATTGGCTGGGCGAGGAAGTGCCGTTGGGCGAAGATGTGAAGGACTGGGGCGGCAAGGCGCTGTCTGATCAAGAACGTAACCTACTCACACAGATTTTCCGCTTTTTCACACAGTCGGACATCGAAGTAAGCGATAATTATTTTAAGCGCTATATCCCCATTTTTCAGCCGCTGGAAGTGCAGATGATGATGGCGGCGTTTACTAACATGGAAACCGTGCATATCGACGCCTATGCGCTGCTGCTTAAAACACTGGGCATGCCTAACACCGAATTCGCCGCGTTCCATGACTATTCAGCCATGAAAACCAAGGCCGATTATATGCAAAGTTTCGGCACCGAAACCTGTAGCGATGTGGCGCGTACGCTGGCAATGTTTGGCGCATTTACCGAAGGTATGGCATTGTTCGCAAGCTTCGCCATGCTCATGAACTTTCCCCGCCACAACAAAATGAAGGGCATGGGGCAGATTGTGAGCTGGAGCGTGCGCGATGAATCATTGCATTGCGAGTCCGTCATCCGCCTCTATCACGAATGGGCGCGCGAGACAGGCGCCGTCACCAAAGCCGTAGGCGATGATATTATTGACGTGGGTAAAACCATGGTGAGCATGGAAGACAAATTCATCGAACTCGCCTTCGAGATGGGCGATGTGCAGGGCATGACCCCCGCCGACATCAGCAACTATGTGCGCTATATTTGTGACTGGCGCTTAACCCAGCTAAAACTCACACCGCAATATGGCTATTTTGTGGGCAAAGACGGCGAATATGAGCAAAAACAATCCCACCCCCTGCCGTGGCTCACCGCCATGCTAAACGGGGTAGAACACGCCAACTTCTTTGAAGCCCGCAGCACCGAATATTCCAAAGGTGCCACCAAAGGCGACTGGCACGGCGAAGGCGGTGTTTGGGCGAGCTTTGATAAGGTGAAGCGGGTGGGGTGA